In Mercurialis annua linkage group LG5, ddMerAnnu1.2, whole genome shotgun sequence, a single genomic region encodes these proteins:
- the LOC126682044 gene encoding zinc finger BED domain-containing protein RICESLEEPER 2-like, producing the protein MSTTNSQSMKLQMQPSNIINQKRCKQMTNAIIMTYPDDNETTNDMAICQTISSLPSSTGNATHWLIKISKSWHYVHKHQMSSTEDNNMAVESTSSGNLNEENVPDPSSGNKNASNPAIAKDVTSISKARKKKSWVWEHFKSNEDKKDPKANCKYCTKSLVCPPSSGTSCLSNHLSRCKKYPYNVDKTQGTLAFTPTQKTDEGGTTNMLANWKFDQDECRKWLARMIIVDELSFNFVEHEGFREFCRVIQPRFLVPSRRTIGRDCYNIYKEDREKLKKTFKKFASTICLTTDTWTSIQNMSYMCLTAHFIDDDWKLHKRIISFCPIAGHSGEILGMAVERCLLNWGIGRVFTITVDNASSNDQCIKYLQRRLNSWNGSVLQGEYLHMRCAAHILNLVVKDGLSELDDSIVRIRTAVKYVRSSPSRLQKFNNCVEKEKIDCKSHLCLDVETRWNSTYMMLEAALKFRKAFDLLEIIDSKYVLELTLKKGTPTNDDWDYARTLLPFLKVFYDTTLSFSVTSNEYMKKIFGLGLMINSKIDSDDPSLKRMALKMKAKCKLEYVDCLIDNFYDKIIASKLKDKVKNILEALFQSYDASQLHPSVDTSVEQQTPESNLEFGYIQDVAHYADFMFKKQKVGEDNSDFKSELEKYLHDARENTQSSFDLLGWWKSNASKYHTLSLIARDVLAMPVSTVASESAFSTGGRVLDSFRSALTPRLVESLICSQNWLRSSFQPIYRDNIIEQFESISLESSCVTDDHPLCTIDD; encoded by the exons ATGTCAACAACGAATTCCCAATCAATGAAGTTACAAATGCAACCGTCTAATATCATCAACCAAAAGCGATGCAAGCAAATGAcgaatgcaattataatgacataTCCCGATGACAATGAGACTACTAATGATATGGCAATATGTCAAACGATCTCGAGCTTACCATCATCTACGGGAAATGCAACACATTGGTTAATCAAAATTAGCAAATCATGGCACTATGTTCATAAGCATCAA ATGTCTAGCACTGAAGACAATAATATGGCAGTTGAATCAACTTCAAGTGGCAACCTTAATGAGGAAAATGTTCCTGACCCTTCTAGCGGCAACAAGAATGCATCAAACCCAGCTATTGCTAAAGATGTCACCTCGATTTCAAAAGCGCGTAAAAAGAAGTCATGGGTTTGGGAGCATTTTAAATCAAATGAGGATAAGAAAGATCCTAAAGCTAATTGTAAGTATTGTACTAAATCTCTCGTATGTCCTCCTTCCAGTGGTACTAGTTGTTTGAGCAATCACTTGTCTAGATGTAAGAAATATCCTTATAATGTGGACAAAACTCAAGGGACTTTAGCTTTTACACCCACACAAAAAACTGATGAAGGGGGTACTACAAATATGCTTGCTAATTGGAAGTTTGATCAAGACGAGTGTAGGAAGTGGCTTGCTAGAATGATCATTGTTGATGAGttgtcttttaattttgtagaaCATGAAGGCTTTCGTGAATTTTGTCGTGTGATTCAACCACGTTTTTTGGTTCCCTCACGTAGAACTATAGGAAGAGATTGCTATAATATTTACAAAGAGGATagggaaaaattgaaaaaaacttTTAAGAAATTTGCTTCGACAATTTGTCTGACAACTGATACTTGGACATCTATTCAAAATATGTCTTACATGTGTCTCACTGCGCATTTTATTGATGATGATTGGAAATTGCATAAAAGAATTATTTCTTTTTGTCCTATTGCTGGTCATTCTGGCGAGATACTTGGTATGGCTGTTGAGAGATGCTTGCTTAATTGGGGAATTGGTAGAGTTTTTACTATAACTGTTGATAATGCATCTTCAAATGATCAATGCATAAAATATTTGCAAAGAAGGTTAAATAGTTGGAATGGAAGTGTCTTACAAGGTGAATATTTGCATATGAGATGTGCTGCTCATATATTAAACTTAGTTGTCAAGGATGGTTTGAGTGAATTAGATGACTCCATTGTGAGGATTAGAACTGCAGTGAAATATGTGAGATCTTCCCCTTCTAGACTTCAAAAGTTCAATAATTGCGTAGAAAAGGAGAAGATAGATTGTAAGAGTCATTTGTGCTTAGACGTGGAAACTAGGTGGAACTCAACATATATGATGTTGGAGGCAGCATTAAAATTTCGAAAAGCTTTTGATTTGTTAGAGATTATTGACAGTAAATATGTGTTGGAACTTACTTTAAAGAAAGGTACACCTACTAATGATGATTGGGACTATGCTAGAACATTGTTGCCTTTTCTTAAAGTTTTTTATGACACTACTTTGAGTTTTTCAGTCACTAGCAATGAGTACATGAAAAAGATTTTTGGTCTTGGATTGATGATCAATTCAAAGATTGATAGTGATGATCCTAGTTTGAAACGAATGGCTTTGAAAATGAAGGCGAA ATGCAAGCTGGAGTATGTTGATTGCTTGATCGATAATTTTTATGACAAGATTATTGCAAGTAAGTTGAAAGATaaagtgaaaaatattttagaaGCATTATTTCAATCTTATGACGCATCTCAACTTCATCCAAGTGTGGACACGAGCGTAGAGCAACAAACACCTGAATCAAATTTAGAATTTGGGTATATTCAAGATGTAGCTCATTATGCTGATTTTATGTTTAAGAAGCAAAAGGTGGGTGAAGATAATTCAGATTTCAAATCtgaattagaaaaatatttacatgATGCTCGTGAAAATACCCAGTCTTCATTTGATTTACTAGGTTGGTGGAAATCAAATGCATCTAAATATCATACACTTTCTTTAATAGCTAGAGATGTGTTGGCTATGCCCGTATCCACAGTTGCATCTGAATCTGCTTTTAGCACTGGAGGTCGTGTTCTTGATTCATTTCGAAGTGCTCTAACCCCTAGACTTGTGGAGTCTCTCATTTGCTCACAAAATTGGTTGAGAAGTTCTTTCCAACCGATATATCGTGATAATATCATAGAGCAGTTCGAGTCAATCTCATTGg aGTCATCATGTGTTACCGATGATCACCCTCTATGCACAATTGATGATTAA